From the genome of Hyphobacterium sp. CCMP332:
GTGCGCCGCGGGGCGTTTATCGCGCCGGGCGCCGTGTTGATGCCGTCCTATGTCAATATCGGCGCTTATGTCGGTGAAGGGGCGATGGTCGATACCTGGGCCAGTATCGGCTCGTGTGCGCAGATCGGGAAGAATGTCCATGTCTCTGCCGGGGCGGGTATTGGAGGCGTGCTGGAGCCCCTACAGGCCAATCCGACCATCATCGAGGACGGGGCCTTCATCGGCGCGCGTTCCGAAGTCGTCGAAGGCGTCATCGTCCGCGAAGGCGCGGTGCTGGCCATGGGGGTCTTCATCTCCGGCTCGACCAAGATCGTTGATCGCGCCACCGATGCCATCACCTATGGCGAAGTGCCGCCCTATGCGGTTGTTGCACCCGGCACCCTGCCCGACCCCAAGGGCGGCCCGTCCCTCGCCTGCGCCGTCATCGTCAAGACCGTCGATGAGCGCACCCGCGCCAAGACCGCCATTAACGAGCTTCTGCGGGATTGAGATGTCCGATCCGATCGATCTCGCTCAGGCCCTGATCCGCGCGCCCTCGGTTACGCCGAAGGATGAGGGGGTCATGGACGTCTTGCAGGGCGCACTGGAACAGCTCGGCTTTACCGCGCAGCGCTATCCCTTCGAGGAGGTCGACAATCTCTATGCCCGGTCGGGCACGGACGGGCCCGTTCTGGGTTTTGCCGGCCATGTCGATGTCGTGCCGCCCGGCGATGAGGCGAACTGGACCAATGGCCCGTTCGAGGCCCGCATCGAGGACGGCGTCCTCTGGGGCCGCGGCGCGGCCGACATGAAGGGCGCGCTGGCCGCCATGGTCGCGGCCGTTTCGCAGGTAAAGGCCGGACATGACATTCCCGGCTCCATCGTCTTCCTGATCACGGGCGATGAAGAAGGCCCGGCCGTCAACGGCACCAAGCGCCTGATGGAGGCCCTGCACGAGGCAGGCGAACGCTTTGATCATGTCCTCGTCGGCGAGCCGACCAATCCGCACAAGATGGGCGAGACCATCAAGGTCGGCCGCCGTGGCAGCCTCAATGGCGTGATCCGCGTCATCGGCCGGCAGGGTCATGTCGCCTATCCCGAACTGGCCGACAATCCCGTCCCGAAACTGATCGAACTTCTGAACCGCCTGCTGGCGCGCACCCTGGACGACGGGGCACCGCATTTCCAGAAGAGCAATCTGGAAGTCACCTCCGTCGATGTCGGCAATGAGCCGCACAATGTGATCCCTGGCGAAGCGCGCGCGAAATTCAATATCCGCTTCAACACGGCCCACACGGGCGATGATCTCAAACGCTGGATCGAGGGTGAGGCCAGGGCGGCCGGGCTCGGTTTTGAAGGCCGGATCGAGCTCGATCTGAAAGTCACCGGCGAGGCCTTCCTGTCCACGCCCGACCATTTCACCGAAGCCCTGAAAGCCGCCGTCGAAGCCGAAACCGGCCTGACACCAGCGCTGACCACAGGCGGCGGCACCTCCGATGCGCGCTTCATCCGCAATTACGCGCAGGTCGCAGAATTCGGCCTTGTGGGCGCCACCATGCACCAGGTCGATGAGCGCGTGGACACAAGCGATATCGAAACCCTGACCCGCATCTATGCGCGTCTGATCAAATCCTATTTCGGGCTGACCACATGATCCGCCTGTTGACCGATACGATGCAGGGCGTGAAGGCCGTCGGGCGGGCCCTGTCCTTTCGCGAAGACTGGGCCGAAACGCTCGATCTGTCGGCGAGCGGACTGATCCGCAGCTTCTTTGCAGCGATTGTATCCCTGCCCATTCTGGTTTTTGTGCTGCTCGGTCTGCAGCAATTGAATATCGACAATATCGAGGGCTTCGAAAGCCGCCTGACGGCGCTCGACCTGATCGGAACGCTGGCGCGCATCTGGCTGGTTTTCCCCGTGCTCGCCATCTTCCTGACGCGGCTGACCGGTACCAAGCATCGCTTCGTGCACTGGGTAGTCCTGCATAACTGGGCGGTTGTGGTGCTATTGATGGTGCCGGTCTTTCCGGTGGCCTTCTACCTTCTGGGCCTGACCAGCGCGGCCGGTGTCGCCTTCTCGATCGGCTTTCTCTACGAAGGTTTTCGCTATTTCGTGCATTTCCGCGTCGCGCAACTGGCGCTCGGCCTGCCCCTGCTCTGGACCATCCCCATCGCCATGATCCCGGTGATTGTGAACATGGTCCTCGCCTACGGGCTCAACTGACGCGTCCGGAAAAGCCAAAAGGCTAGTAATCCACCCGTTCCAGATAGAGGCCGTCCGCGGGCGCGACCGGCCCACAGGCGGCGCGATCACGCGCCTCCAGTGCCGCTTTCAGATCCTCCGGGGCCCATTTTCCGCGGCCGATTTCCACCAGCGAACCGGTGATCGACCGCACCTGCCGATGCAGGAAGGAGATGGCGGAACAGGTCAGCTCGACCTCATCCGCCACCCGCCGGACGGCAATCTTTTCCAGTGTCTTGACCGGTGATTTCGCCTGGCACTGGATATCCCGAAAGGTCGAGAAATCATGCGTCCCGACGAGGCATTGCGCGGCGGAATGCATGGCATCAACGTCCAGCTTTTGCGTCACCCGCCAGATCTTGCCCTTGTCCAGCGTCAGCGGCGGGCGGCGATCGATCATGCGATAGATATAATGGCGCTTGGTCGCCGAATGACGGGCGTGGAAATCCTCGTCTACTTCCTCGCACGACAGGACCGCAATCGGCTCGGGACGCAAATGCTGGTTGATGGCATCGCGCACCGTATCGGTCGGCAAATCCTTGTCGAGATCGAGATGAGCGACCTGCCCCAGCGCATGAACGCCACTATCCGTGCGCCCCGCCCCGTGAACTTCCACGGGTGATCCGTTCAGCTTTGTCGCGGCACGCTCCAGACTGCCCTGCACGCTGGGTCCGTGATCCTGCCGCTGCCAGCCCATGAAGGGCCCGCCATCATATTCCAGCGTCAGCTTGTAACGCGGCATCAGTCCAGCACCGTTCCGGCCGCCAATGTATTGCCGCGCAGGAAATCATCTGCATCCATCGCCGCCTTGCCTTCGCGTTGCAGCCGGGTCAGGCGCACAGCCCCCGAACCACACGCGATCAGCAGCGCCTCATCCAGCACCGTGCCGGGCGCGCCCGCACCGTCCCCGGCTCTGGCGAAATGGACTTTCACCCGCACGGGCCCCCTGGCGGTTGGCAATTCGAACCAGGCCCCGGGAAAGGGCGACAGGCCGCGAATCTGGTGGGCGACAACCATCGCTGGCTGCGACCAGTCGATGCGCGCCTCATCATTGGTGATCTTCTTCGCGTAGGTCGCGCCCTCGCCGCTTTGCGGGACCGCCTCCAGCGAACCTCGCTCCAGCGCCGCGAGTGCGCGCGGCCACATCTGTGCGCCTGCACCCATCAGCCGGTCATGCAGGCTGCCCGCCGTATCATGCGGGAAGATGCGCACCGTTTCCGACAACAGGATCGGCCCGGTATCGAGCCCCGCCTCCATCTGCATGATCTGCACACCGGTCAACTCATCCCCGGCCATGATGGCCCGCTGGATCGGCGCGGCTCCGCGCCAGCGCGGCAGAAGCGAGGCGTGCAGGTTGAGACAGCCCAGACGCGGCGCGTCCAGCGCGGCCTGCGGCAGGATCTGTCCATAGGCGACGACGGCGGCGAGATCGAGATCGAGCGATGCAAAATCCGCCAGCACAGCCGGATCGCGAAAGCTGTCCGGCGTGTGCACATCCAGCCCCAGTGTTTCGGCCAGCGCATGGACCGGCGTCTTCTGCTCAGACTTGCCCCGCCCCTTGCGGCGCGGCGGCTGGGTGTAGACGCGGACAATCTCGTGGCCGGCAGCGGCTATCTCCACCAGAGAGGCGGCGGCAAAATCGGGCGTACCCATGAAGGCAAGGCGAAGTGTCATGGCGGCGTTTCAACCAATCCCGCCGCCAAGATCAAGGACTATCCGCAATCAGTCCTCAAAACCCCACGGCGCGGGCGGGGCCTCGACCGGATTGGAGAGGTCGAATTCCATTCTCAGATATTGGTCCGGATTATACCACTCATACACAAACCACTGGCCGTCGAATTCCAGTCCCCAGATGTTTTCAGTCGATGAATTGAGGCTTTGCTGCTCGAAAAGGTCCAGACTGTGCGCGTCCGCGGCGAATTCGATCCGAAGGCGATCACTGATCCATGCATCCCCACCATAACCGCTCAGCGCGAGCGATGAACCGTCTTGATGGTGTTGATCATGCCTGAGATGAAAACCCAGCTCTGTACGAGATAGTACCCAGATTCGTGAGCGGTCGTTCCCGGCATGAATCGCGATGCCGATTTCATCGGCCGAGCAGTCGCGAACATGCATAATCAGCGATTGCCCGGCCCAATCTCCCGCCGGCGGACCATTACTTGTGATTCTGCCTGCGAAGGCAGCTCCACAGAACTCCAACAACGCCTCAAATAGATTAATAGGCTCGGCATTCTCACCAGGTATGGAGCGGTCTTCAGAACAAGCGCAAAGCGCCAGACACAGGGCACCGGCAAATCCCGCCAACACTATTTTTCGTACTCGAACTGGCATCAATGCCGCCGCAATCAGTCCTCAAATCCCCACGGTGCAGGCGGTGCATCAACCGGATTGGAGAGGTCAAATACGGCGCGGAAGCTCCGGCCCGGACGGTCCAGCCCGTAAGTGAACGTCTCGCCCTCAACCTGCATCAGCCAGGTATTCTGCGCGGAATCGGGAATGCCCTCAGCCACAAACAGGTCGCGGCTGAATTCATCGGCCGGAAACTCGATCCGGGACGCGGTCACGACAGAGCTGTCACCGCCATATTGCGTCAGCACGTCTTCGGACCCGTCCTCATGCCGGTGATCATGTTTCAGGCGGTAGCCGTCTTCCGTGCGTGTCACCACCCAGGTCCGCGAACGATCCTCGCCAAGATGTAGCGGGATGCGGATTTCGTCTTCCGAGCATTCACGCACATGCATGACCAGCGTCTGGCCCACCCATCCGGCATCGCGCGGATCCTCGCTATCGACGCCGCCTTCAAAAGCCTGCCCGCAATAGGCAGAAAGTGTCGCAAACAGACTTTCCGGCGCCGCCGTGCTCGGCGTGTCCGCAGCTTGCGGTGCCGAACCTTCCATTGAGCATGCCGACACAAGTGCAGCCGTGCTGGCAATAATTCCAAATCGGATATTCATGTCTCAGTTTCCTCCCATTGCGCCCGGCGCAATTCCATCACCTGACACGCATCATCGCCGAAACGGCGCTCTCCGACATCAACAAAACCCAGCCGCCGGTAAAAACGGATGGCCGCGGTGTTGATCATCAGGGGATCAATCAGGATATTGGCGACTGTCAGATCGGCAAAACAGCGAGCAATCGCCAGCCGCATCATCTGTGTGCCGAAACCTCGCGCGAGGTCACTTTCCTCGCCGATCCAGATGTCGATTGCCCGCTGGTTCGGGGCGCATGTCCCCCAGTAATGGCTTTCTTCCAGATGCGGGTCGATGATCTGCACCACGCCAATGGCGCGCCCCTCCACCTCACCGATCAGGATATCCAGCCAGTCAACGTCCCGCGCAATCTGGGCCGCCCAGTCCTCGCGCGCCTCATCAGGCAAGGGCAGGTCCGGATCAAAACCCGTACACCATTTCACATGAGGTTTTTCATCCCAGGCGGCCAGTAGCGGCGCATCATCCTGCGTCGCCGGACGCAGGATCAAGCCGCGTCGTCCTGCTCGCGGAGTTTGACCAGCTTCTTCACCTTCTGGACCGCGCGCTGACGCTTCAGGCGCGAGAGGTGATCAATGAAGAGCACGCCCTCCAGATGGTCCATCTCGTGCTGGATGCAGACCGCAAACATGCCCTCGGCAATCTCGGTTTTCGGCTTGCCGTCATAATCGAGATAATCGATCCGGATGCGGTCGGGCCGCTCGACCTCGTCAAAATAGGTCGGCACCGAAAGACAGCCCTCTTCATAGGGCAGGGTATTCTCGGACGGGTCGGACAGGACCGGATTGACGAAATAGCGCGGATTGCGTTCGCCCTTGCCCCAGTCCAGATCCATGACGATGACCCGCTTGGGCACGCCGATCTGGATGGCGGCCAGGCCGATCCCGTCCGCCGCATACATGGAATCGAGCATGTCATCCATCAACGAGCGAAGCTCTTCATCGACGGTGGCGACAGGCTTCGACACCTCTTTGAGGGTCGGATTGGGAACGGTGAGTATTTCGCGTACGGCCATGGCGCTTAAGTATGCGAGGGGATGGAAATCTTCAAGTCTCGTCTTTGCCGGGGCCAGTATCCAGCGCAGGCAGGTCCGGGTCGTCCGCGTCCGCCGCAGCCTCCAGATATCCGGCCGGCAAGGACTTCTTCGTCTGCGCACCCAGTTCTTTCAGCATCTCGGTCTGGCGGATCACATTGCCGCGCCCGGAGGACAAGCGCCCCTTTGCGGTCGACCACGCATCATGGGCCTGATCCAGCCTTTGCCCCACCGTGTCCAGCTCCTCCACAAAGCCGACCAGCTTGTCATAGAGCTGCCCGGCGCGGTCAGCGATTTCGCGCGCATTCTGGTTCTGGCGGTCAATCGTCCAGAGATTCTGCACCGTGCGCATGGCCATCATCAGATTGGTCGGCGTCGCGATCATGATATCGCGCTCCCACGCATAGCCGGACAGGCCCGGATCACTCTGGAAGGCCAGGCTCGCCGCCCCTTCCAGCGGAATGAACATCAGGGTGAAGCTGACGCCTTCATAAAGCTTGGGATAGTCCTTCTCGTGCAAACTCTTGATATGGGCCCGGATGGAGGCGAGATGCTGTTTCAGCGCGGCTTCGCGGTCCTCGTCCGTGTCGGCATTCACGCACGCCTCGAAAGCTTTCAGGCTGACCTTGGAATCGATGACCAGACGCTGATTGCCCGGCATGTCGACAACCACGTCTGGCCGCAGGCGCGCGCCCTCGGAATCGGTCTCGCTCTGCTGGGTGTGAAACTCCTGGCCTTCGCGAAGCCCGGCCTTTTCCAGAATACTGGTCAGGATCAATTCGCCCCAATCGCCCTGCATTTTCGACGATGACCGCAGCGCATTGGCCAGATTGGTCGCATCCTCGGACATTTGCTGCGCATTCTTGTGCAGGATCTGCACCATACGATCGAGCGAGGACGTCTGCTCCACGCGCTTGTGGGAATCGATTTCCACCTTCTCGCGGAATTCCTTCAACTGGTCGCGCAGCGGATTGAGCATCTTGTCGAGCGATTCCTTGCTGGATTTGCTCAGCTCCTCGCCGCTGGTTTTGAGGATCTCGCTCGCTGTGACCTTGAAGGTCTCTTTCAGCTGCTCGCGCGCCTTCTCCAGGTCCGCCAGTTTCTCGGCATGATGCCGCTCGGCGGATTTCAGCTCGCTTTCCATCCGCGCCAGCCGGGTTTCGGCATTTTCGCGCGCCTGATTGGTCAGCTTCAAGTCCGCCTCCGCCTCGGCGAGTTTCGCTTCCAGCCGGTCGGCAATCGCAGCCCGGCCCTGCAAGTTCGACAGCTCCTTCTCCAGCCGGGATTTGGCGCGGCTGGTCACCAGCCACAACACCAGCAGGCCCAGCGTCATCACGGGGGCAGAAACAATCAGAACGGTCTCAAGGGTCAGCGTATCGAGCATCGAATCATCCAGTCATTGATGCGCCAGCCTACTGTCTCACCGCGCGGCCCGAAACCGGCATCCTTCTTGCTTTCTCCTGTTACGAGAAAGAGGAGCGGAAAGAATGCGCGTAAAAAGCGTTTCGATACGGGACTTGAGCAGCGCCGAACTCGGCAAGTGGCGGGATTGGGCGTATCAGGATGGTCAACTGGTCAGCCCCTACCTTCTGCCGGATTTCGCAGCAGCGGTCGATCGCGTGCGCTCCGATGTCCGCGTCGCCGTAATCGAGCAGGATGAGCAGACCGTTGGGTATTTCGCTTTTCATGCGCCGCGGCACTTTGCGTTGCGCCCGGTCGGCGCGCCGATGTCGGATTATCAGGGCATCGTGTCAAAACCCGGCGTGTCGATCTGCCCGAATGAATTCCTGACCCGGCTCGGGGCCGGTTTCATGGCCTATGAAAACTGGTGGAATGGCGCTGGCTGCAAGGTCGAGAAGGCGCGCGAACGCGATGGCTCCGTTATTGTCGATCTCTCCGATGGCTCTGACGCCTATTTCGCCGAGCGCATGGCCACGCACAAATCCCAGTTCAAGAAAATGGATCGCCGCCTGCGCAATGCCGAGCGCGATTTCGGCCCGGCCCGTCTGGTCGTCGGAGACGGCGACGGTCAGCTTCTTGCCACCTTGAATCGCTGGAAATCCGAGCAGTACAACGCGACCCGCAAGCTGGATGTGTTCGACATCGACTGGGCCCGCCAGTTGCTCGTCAATCTGAACGCCTCGAACGATGCCGGTTTCCAGGGTCTGACCTTCGCGCTCTATTTCGGTGACGAACTGGCCGCGGTCGAGTTTGGCCTGCGCGCCGGTGACGTCTACCATTCCTGGTTCCCGGCCTATGACGAGCGCTTCGCAAAGGTCTCGCCCGGCCTCCTCCTGCTGCACGAAATCTTCAAGGCCGCACCGGAGCTGGGCCTCAATCGCGTCGATCTCGGCAAGGGTGGCGCGCATTACAAGACCTATTATGCCTCTTACGAGGTTCCGCTGGATTCCGGCCGCGTCATCGCGCCCAGCTTTTCGGCTCTGGGCCTGCGCTCCTGGGATGTCGCGGAACAGTGCGCCAGGATTCTGCCCGGAAAACTCTCCGAATTGCCGGTCCGCGCCCGTCGCCGCTGGTCACAGGTCAGTGCCTTCGAACCAGACATGGCAGCGCGCCTGCGGACCTTCTCGAAATTCTTCCGGTCACCGACCAAAGCCGCGTAATCAGGCCGGCCGGCGCGATTTGAACGCCGCGGTCAGCGTGCCGTCGTCGAGGTAATCGAGCTCGCCGCCGACCGGCACGCCGCGCGCCAGGCTGGTAATCTCTACGGCCGCCCCTTCGAGACGATCGGAGAGGTAGTGCGCCGTGGTCTGGCCATCGACTGTCGCATTCAGCGCCAGCACGATCTCTTTCACGACCGGGTTTTCAGCCCGCTCCAGCAGACCACCAATATTGAGATCATCCGGCCGCACACCGTCCAGAGGCGACAAAACCCCGCCCAGCACATGATAGCGCCCCTTGAACGCCGCTGCGCGTTCCAGTGCCCAGATATCGCCGACCGTCTCGACCACGCAAATGACAGACGGGTCACGCCCCGGCGCCGCGCAGATGGCGCACGGATCGGTCACGTCCATATTCCCGCAAGTCGAACAGGCCGTGATCTTGTCGGCCGCCTCTGCCAGCGCTTCGGCCAGCGGGCGCATCAGCGCATCGCGCTTTTTCAGCAGATGCAGCGCCACGCGACGCGCCGAGCGCGGCCCCAGCCCCGGCAGCTTGGCGAGCAACGCGATCAGGCGTTCGATTTCAGGTCCGGCAGAGTGGGTCGACACGCTGGGTTATCCCGGAAATGAAAAGCCGGGCGGCAGCGGCAGACCGCCCGCCGCGTCTTTCATCACCCGCGCCTGGACCTCTTCAATCTTGCCGCGCGCATTGGTGAAGGCCGCCTTGATGAGGTCCTCGACGACTTCCTTCTCGCTGGCGACCAGTATGGACGGATCCAGCTGGATATCCTTGATATCGCCCTTGCCCGACAGGGTGACGCGGACCAGTCCGGCCCCGGATTCGCCGGTGACGGATTCCGCTGCCAGCTTTTCCTGCGCTTCCTGCATACGGGCCTGTAATTCCTGCGCCTGCTTCATCAATCCCATCAGGTCTTTCATGATCGGCCCTTTGCGGTTTCGACGGTGTCATCCGGCTCCGACGAGGCCGGACGGCGCACTTCGACAATTTCGGCACCGGGGAAAATCCGCAGCGCCTGCTGCACAACCGGATCGCGCGCCACTTGCTGGGCGTGTTCGCGCTCTTCCCGCTTCTGCCGTTCGCGAATGGTTTCACCGCCGCGGCTGTCATGTGTGGCCATCACCGCCCAGGTCACCCCGGTCCAGTCCTGCAGGCGTTTGGCAATCCGTTGCGCCAGATCAGCCGGTGCATGCTCGGCGGGCTCGAAGACGATCCGCCCCGGCTTGAACGACACCGGACGAATAAAGCGCATCATATCGGAGCGGAGCGCCGCATCAGCGCGGTCCGTCATCGCCTCGATCATGGCATCCAGAGATGTGGGCGCATCCTGAATATCCGGAACCGGCACGGCGTCCTCATGGACATCCTCGACGGCAGGCGGCGGTGTTTCGGCCTGCGCAACAGGGGCCTCGACCGGCGCTTTGGCCGGCGGTGCCGGCTCAGGCTTTGGGGCGGAGGGCGCGGCCCCCTCGTCGCCGCGCAACAGTCTGGCCGCATCTTCCGGCGAAGGCAGGGATGCGGCAGAGCCCAGACGCAGAAGCGTCATTTCTGCCGCCGTCAGAGGATCCGGCGCACGGCGCACATCATCGAGCCCCACCAGCAGGATTTTCCAGAGCCGTGTCAGTTGCGCAATCGAGAGGTTTTCCGCAATGGCAACGAGCCGCTGAATTGTTTCTTTTGCCTCGGCCAGATCGGCATCGGGCCCGGCCGCCTTCACGCGGGTCAGCGCATGCACATAATCCAGACAGTCACGGGTAATGATGGCCGGATCCCCACCTGCATCATAGAGCGATGCAATCTCGGCCAGCGCCTTGGCATGGTCGCCCTGCAATGCCGCTTCAAGAAGATCAAGCACGCGCGCGCGGTCGGCCAGTCCCAGCATGTCTCGGATCTGCAAGGCGGTCACAGGTCCGTCTGAGGCTTCGCCCTGTACAATCGCCTGATCGAGCAGGGACAGCGCATCGCGCACCGAGCCTTCGGCGGCGCGGGCAATCAGCGCCAGCCCGTCCGCGGCCACCGCGGCACCCTCTTTTTCACAGATGGCGGAAAGGTGTTTCGCCAGTTCGTCGCGGTCGACGCGCTTGAGATCAAACCGCTGACAGCGCGACAGGATCGTCACCGGGACCTTGCGGATTTCGGTCGTCGCGAAAATGAATTTGACGTGGGGCGGCGGCTCTTCCAGCGTTTTCAGAAGCGCATTGAAAGCCGCATTCGACAGCATGTGCACTTCGTCGATCACATAGACCTTGTAGCGCGCGGAGACCGGCGCATAGCGCACGCCTTCGAGAATTTCACGGATATCCCCGACACCGGTGCGGGATGCCGCGTCCATCTCCATCACATCGACATGACTGCCCTTCTGGATGGCATCGCAATGCACACCGGGCGGATCAAGCGTGATGGACGGCCCATCAATGTCATCGGTGAGGTAATTAAGCGCACGCGCAATCAGCCGCGCCGTCGTCGTTTTACCGACACCGCGCACACCGGTCAGCATGTAGGCATGGGCAATCCGGCCCGACTTGAACGCATTAGTCAGCGTCCGCACCATGGCGTCCTGACCGATCAGCTCCTCAAAACGCAGCGGGCGGTATTTGCGGGCCAGCACCTGATAGCCAGCGCCGGACTCCGCGACGTCGAGCCCCAGAGACGGGCCCGGATCGGTGTCCGTCATTGGTTCGGGAGCGTCGTCCATGGCCACTTTCTGGGCTGATTCCGGAGGTAAGTGGAAGACCGGACAGCGACCCGGAGCAAAACTCGTTACGGCTGCTTCCTTCCGGACCTGACCGGGTTGGCGAGGCGTCCGTCCGCGCCGATCTTCCACTGACCAATATCGGACGTTGGATGCCGCATGACAAGGCTTGCGACTCAGCCGGGAGTCACACGGAGCTCATAGCGGCTGTGACGCGATGCCAGACGCGGCTCCTGTGTAGAGATTTCGACGATGAAGGGCGCGGCTGCCTCAACCGTGAATTCATGGCTTCCCGGATCAGGCCGTTCGCGCTGAATGCGACGTCCCGTCTCCGCATCATAAACGATAATCCCGTAGCGCATGTCATCGCTTTCAAGAGTCACGGTCAGATCAACACGCCCTGTCACTTCAATGCGCCAGAGATCTGTCAGATCATCATGGCCGACGAGGCCGTTGCCCGTCTCGCCAGCGGCGAGCTCGGGATAGTCACCGTCGCGTTCGGAATCGGCGTCACCGCCACCGGTATCCGAGGCATCCTCGATGGCAATTTCGAACAGGCTCAGCGG
Proteins encoded in this window:
- the dapE gene encoding succinyl-diaminopimelate desuccinylase, translating into MSAPAPRPPLTSFCGIEMSDPIDLAQALIRAPSVTPKDEGVMDVLQGALEQLGFTAQRYPFEEVDNLYARSGTDGPVLGFAGHVDVVPPGDEANWTNGPFEARIEDGVLWGRGAADMKGALAAMVAAVSQVKAGHDIPGSIVFLITGDEEGPAVNGTKRLMEALHEAGERFDHVLVGEPTNPHKMGETIKVGRRGSLNGVIRVIGRQGHVAYPELADNPVPKLIELLNRLLARTLDDGAPHFQKSNLEVTSVDVGNEPHNVIPGEARAKFNIRFNTAHTGDDLKRWIEGEARAAGLGFEGRIELDLKVTGEAFLSTPDHFTEALKAAVEAETGLTPALTTGGGTSDARFIRNYAQVAEFGLVGATMHQVDERVDTSDIETLTRIYARLIKSYFGLTT
- the truA gene encoding tRNA pseudouridine(38-40) synthase TruA, with the protein product MPRYKLTLEYDGGPFMGWQRQDHGPSVQGSLERAATKLNGSPVEVHGAGRTDSGVHALGQVAHLDLDKDLPTDTVRDAINQHLRPEPIAVLSCEEVDEDFHARHSATKRHYIYRMIDRRPPLTLDKGKIWRVTQKLDVDAMHSAAQCLVGTHDFSTFRDIQCQAKSPVKTLEKIAVRRVADEVELTCSAISFLHRQVRSITGSLVEIGRGKWAPEDLKAALEARDRAACGPVAPADGLYLERVDY
- the rmuC gene encoding DNA recombination protein RmuC encodes the protein MLDTLTLETVLIVSAPVMTLGLLVLWLVTSRAKSRLEKELSNLQGRAAIADRLEAKLAEAEADLKLTNQARENAETRLARMESELKSAERHHAEKLADLEKAREQLKETFKVTASEILKTSGEELSKSSKESLDKMLNPLRDQLKEFREKVEIDSHKRVEQTSSLDRMVQILHKNAQQMSEDATNLANALRSSSKMQGDWGELILTSILEKAGLREGQEFHTQQSETDSEGARLRPDVVVDMPGNQRLVIDSKVSLKAFEACVNADTDEDREAALKQHLASIRAHIKSLHEKDYPKLYEGVSFTLMFIPLEGAASLAFQSDPGLSGYAWERDIMIATPTNLMMAMRTVQNLWTIDRQNQNAREIADRAGQLYDKLVGFVEELDTVGQRLDQAHDAWSTAKGRLSSGRGNVIRQTEMLKELGAQTKKSLPAGYLEAAADADDPDLPALDTGPGKDET
- a CDS encoding GNAT family N-acetyltransferase: MRVKSVSIRDLSSAELGKWRDWAYQDGQLVSPYLLPDFAAAVDRVRSDVRVAVIEQDEQTVGYFAFHAPRHFALRPVGAPMSDYQGIVSKPGVSICPNEFLTRLGAGFMAYENWWNGAGCKVEKARERDGSVIVDLSDGSDAYFAERMATHKSQFKKMDRRLRNAERDFGPARLVVGDGDGQLLATLNRWKSEQYNATRKLDVFDIDWARQLLVNLNASNDAGFQGLTFALYFGDELAAVEFGLRAGDVYHSWFPAYDERFAKVSPGLLLLHEIFKAAPELGLNRVDLGKGGAHYKTYYASYEVPLDSGRVIAPSFSALGLRSWDVAEQCARILPGKLSELPVRARRRWSQVSAFEPDMAARLRTFSKFFRSPTKAA
- a CDS encoding GNAT family N-acetyltransferase codes for the protein MILRPATQDDAPLLAAWDEKPHVKWCTGFDPDLPLPDEAREDWAAQIARDVDWLDILIGEVEGRAIGVVQIIDPHLEESHYWGTCAPNQRAIDIWIGEESDLARGFGTQMMRLAIARCFADLTVANILIDPLMINTAAIRFYRRLGFVDVGERRFGDDACQVMELRRAQWEETET
- the def gene encoding peptide deformylase — protein: MAVREILTVPNPTLKEVSKPVATVDEELRSLMDDMLDSMYAADGIGLAAIQIGVPKRVIVMDLDWGKGERNPRYFVNPVLSDPSENTLPYEEGCLSVPTYFDEVERPDRIRIDYLDYDGKPKTEIAEGMFAVCIQHEMDHLEGVLFIDHLSRLKRQRAVQKVKKLVKLREQDDAA
- the fmt gene encoding methionyl-tRNA formyltransferase; protein product: MTLRLAFMGTPDFAAASLVEIAAAGHEIVRVYTQPPRRKGRGKSEQKTPVHALAETLGLDVHTPDSFRDPAVLADFASLDLDLAAVVAYGQILPQAALDAPRLGCLNLHASLLPRWRGAAPIQRAIMAGDELTGVQIMQMEAGLDTGPILLSETVRIFPHDTAGSLHDRLMGAGAQMWPRALAALERGSLEAVPQSGEGATYAKKITNDEARIDWSQPAMVVAHQIRGLSPFPGAWFELPTARGPVRVKVHFARAGDGAGAPGTVLDEALLIACGSGAVRLTRLQREGKAAMDADDFLRGNTLAAGTVLD
- the recR gene encoding recombination mediator RecR, with translation MSTHSAGPEIERLIALLAKLPGLGPRSARRVALHLLKKRDALMRPLAEALAEAADKITACSTCGNMDVTDPCAICAAPGRDPSVICVVETVGDIWALERAAAFKGRYHVLGGVLSPLDGVRPDDLNIGGLLERAENPVVKEIVLALNATVDGQTTAHYLSDRLEGAAVEITSLARGVPVGGELDYLDDGTLTAAFKSRRPA
- the dapD gene encoding 2,3,4,5-tetrahydropyridine-2,6-dicarboxylate N-succinyltransferase, coding for MTDLAALEATINTAWEHRDQPDALNASVADAVAKAVGLLDAGKARVAEKTGGEWVVNQWLKKAVLLSFRLNPMGVIGGGIGGAKWWDKVPSKFEGWGEAEFRAAGFRAVPPCAVRRGAFIAPGAVLMPSYVNIGAYVGEGAMVDTWASIGSCAQIGKNVHVSAGAGIGGVLEPLQANPTIIEDGAFIGARSEVVEGVIVREGAVLAMGVFISGSTKIVDRATDAITYGEVPPYAVVAPGTLPDPKGGPSLACAVIVKTVDERTRAKTAINELLRD
- a CDS encoding YbaB/EbfC family nucleoid-associated protein, with product MKDLMGLMKQAQELQARMQEAQEKLAAESVTGESGAGLVRVTLSGKGDIKDIQLDPSILVASEKEVVEDLIKAAFTNARGKIEEVQARVMKDAAGGLPLPPGFSFPG